One Gemmatimonadaceae bacterium genomic window carries:
- the paaJ gene encoding phenylacetate-CoA oxygenase subunit PaaJ, producing the protein MLTRDEIFEVLQTVPDPEVPVISVVELGVVRDVVISGEAVTVTMTPTYSGCPAMREMEADIRTALNARGIAQVDVQLVLSPAWTTDWIGPEAREKLRKYGIAPPGKAEPQGLVMLTRARQPVPCPRCGSRDTRLQSEFGSTACKAIHTCNACREPFDEFKAL; encoded by the coding sequence ATGCTGACGCGCGACGAGATTTTCGAGGTGCTGCAGACCGTGCCAGACCCCGAGGTCCCCGTGATCTCGGTGGTCGAGCTGGGTGTGGTGCGCGACGTGGTGATCAGCGGCGAGGCGGTCACGGTTACCATGACGCCGACGTACAGCGGTTGTCCCGCCATGAGGGAGATGGAGGCGGACATTCGCACGGCGCTCAACGCCCGTGGTATCGCGCAGGTGGATGTGCAGCTGGTCCTGTCGCCGGCATGGACAACCGACTGGATCGGCCCCGAGGCGCGCGAGAAGCTGCGGAAGTATGGCATCGCGCCGCCGGGCAAGGCCGAGCCGCAGGGGCTCGTGATGCTCACCCGAGCACGTCAGCCCGTCCCGTGTCCCCGGTGCGGCTCGCGCGATACGCGGTTGCAGAGTGAGTTCGGGAGTACGGCGTGCAAGGCGATTCATACCTGCAACGCCTGCCGCGAACCCTTCGACGAATTCAAGGCGCTCTGA
- a CDS encoding GxxExxY protein → MDDANEITRTIIGEAIAVHRKLGTAAREVSYETLLMARLEQRGLHVARQVEIDVRDSGIVLHRACRMDLVVEECVVVEIKRAVRFAPLHKNQLLTYLRLSGHRLGLLIDFGRQRLVDGVIRVVNDYDGPPLPPRSGKRSAA, encoded by the coding sequence ATGGATGACGCGAATGAGATTACCCGCACGATTATCGGCGAAGCCATCGCGGTGCACCGCAAGCTGGGGACGGCGGCGCGCGAGGTGAGCTATGAGACGCTGCTGATGGCCCGTCTCGAACAACGCGGCCTGCACGTCGCACGACAGGTGGAGATCGACGTGCGCGACAGCGGCATCGTGCTGCATCGTGCCTGTCGCATGGATCTCGTGGTCGAGGAGTGCGTCGTCGTCGAGATCAAACGCGCCGTCCGCTTTGCCCCTCTCCACAAGAACCAGCTGCTCACGTACCTCCGCTTGTCCGGCCACCGCCTTGGTCTACTGATTGACTTCGGCCGCCAGCGACTGGTCGACGGCGTCATCCGCGTGGTCAACGACTACGACGGCCCCCCACTCCCTCCACGGTCAGGCAAGCGAAGCGCCGCCTGA
- the paaA gene encoding 1,2-phenylacetyl-CoA epoxidase subunit A: MSPTTTVPADDAAQLAAFEARIAAGESIEPKDWMPDRYRQQLTRMMSQHAHSEIVGMLPEGNWITRAPSLRRKLSLIAKVQDEGGHGLYIYCGTETLGVDRQELIEQLLDGRAKYSSIFNYPTLSWADMGVIGWLVDGAAIVNQTVLAKASYGPYARAMVRICKEENFHKRQGYEICSVLAKGTPAQKAMVQDAVNRFWWPSLMMFGPSDTNSPNSAELLKWRVKRKTNDELRQRFVNLTVPQAIAIGLTLPDPDLRLNPETGDWEFGEIDWSEFYDVLKGNGPCNRERLEARRKAHEDGAWVRAAAAAYAEKQQARSSTAAA, translated from the coding sequence ATGTCTCCCACGACGACCGTTCCTGCCGACGACGCGGCCCAGCTGGCCGCCTTCGAAGCCCGTATTGCCGCCGGTGAAAGCATCGAGCCCAAGGACTGGATGCCCGACCGCTATCGCCAGCAGCTCACGCGCATGATGTCGCAGCACGCCCACTCGGAAATCGTGGGCATGCTCCCCGAGGGCAACTGGATCACGCGCGCCCCAAGCCTGCGCCGCAAGCTGTCGCTCATCGCCAAGGTGCAGGACGAGGGCGGCCACGGCCTCTACATCTACTGCGGCACCGAGACGCTCGGCGTCGATCGCCAGGAGCTCATCGAGCAGCTGCTCGACGGGCGCGCGAAGTACTCGAGCATCTTCAACTATCCCACGCTGTCGTGGGCCGACATGGGCGTGATCGGCTGGCTCGTCGACGGCGCTGCCATCGTGAACCAGACCGTGCTCGCCAAGGCGTCGTACGGCCCGTATGCGCGCGCGATGGTGCGCATCTGCAAGGAAGAGAACTTCCACAAGCGCCAGGGCTACGAGATCTGCTCGGTGCTCGCCAAGGGCACGCCGGCGCAGAAGGCCATGGTGCAGGACGCCGTGAACCGCTTCTGGTGGCCGTCGCTCATGATGTTCGGCCCCAGCGATACGAACTCGCCGAACAGCGCCGAGCTCCTCAAGTGGCGCGTCAAGCGCAAGACGAACGATGAGCTGCGCCAGCGTTTCGTGAATCTCACCGTGCCGCAGGCGATCGCCATCGGCCTCACGCTCCCCGATCCGGATCTCCGCCTCAACCCGGAGACGGGCGACTGGGAGTTCGGCGAGATCGACTGGAGCGAGTTCTACGACGTGCTCAAGGGCAATGGCCCCTGCAATCGCGAGCGGCTCGAGGCGCGCCGCAAGGCGCACGAAGACGGCGCCTGGGTGCGTGCCGCCGCGGCCGCCTACGCCGAGAAGCAGCAGGCGCGTTCGTCCACTGCGGCCGCCTGA
- a CDS encoding Ig-like domain-containing protein, whose translation MSSTSRGPSSRSSSFRGSGFRLSLSVLFAATLAACTQDSTTTPIPVASIALTPENASVSAGATVPLSATLKDAAGQVVTGQPITWSSNNTAVATVSRSGVVTTLSPGSARIAASSFGKSATATITVTAKPVAAVVLSPASVSMQVGTTSLLQARPVDADGATLTGRSVAWSSSNTAVATVSQTGTITALSPGATTITATSEGRSAQSAVTVTLPAVNSVTVTPTRDTIGVGTERQLTAVLRDAAGNALTGRVLTWGSSNVAVASVSSTGLVVGVAPGTVTITGTSEGRVGSATIVVLARLASAVILTPGSGTLVVGTTQPLTTQITDALGNLLTDRPVSYASDAPAVASVSATGVVTALSAGTARITATSEGKSGTATFTVIPIPVARVDITPTPVVLLPGGIQQLTAVARSASGAILTGRTVTWVSGAPSVVTVSSTGVLTAAGNGVAVVLALVDDVAGSVTVTVGPPAIASITISPASPSVSVNTSLQLTATLRDASGNALAGRSITWTSADESIAFVSSTGQVLGLKPGTVRITATSEGVSASTVLTVR comes from the coding sequence ATGAGTAGCACATCCCGCGGTCCCAGCTCCCGCAGTTCCAGCTTCCGAGGTTCAGGCTTCCGCCTGTCCCTCTCCGTCCTGTTCGCCGCCACACTCGCCGCCTGCACCCAGGACAGCACCACCACGCCCATTCCCGTCGCGTCCATCGCGCTCACGCCTGAGAACGCGAGTGTCAGCGCGGGTGCGACGGTGCCGCTCAGCGCGACGCTCAAGGATGCGGCCGGCCAGGTCGTCACCGGCCAACCCATCACCTGGTCGAGCAACAACACGGCCGTGGCGACGGTCTCGCGCTCCGGTGTGGTCACGACGTTGAGCCCGGGCAGTGCGCGGATCGCCGCCAGCTCCTTCGGGAAGAGCGCCACGGCTACGATCACGGTCACGGCCAAGCCGGTCGCAGCGGTCGTGCTTTCACCGGCGTCGGTGAGCATGCAGGTCGGCACGACGTCGCTGCTGCAGGCGCGACCGGTCGATGCCGATGGCGCGACGCTCACCGGGCGCAGTGTGGCGTGGAGCAGCAGCAACACCGCCGTCGCGACCGTCAGTCAGACGGGTACAATCACCGCGCTCTCCCCCGGGGCCACGACGATCACGGCGACCAGTGAAGGGCGCAGTGCCCAGTCGGCGGTGACGGTGACGCTTCCCGCCGTGAACTCCGTGACTGTCACGCCGACGCGAGATACCATTGGTGTCGGCACCGAGCGCCAGCTCACCGCCGTGTTGCGCGATGCGGCGGGCAACGCGCTCACCGGTCGTGTGCTCACCTGGGGCTCGAGCAACGTCGCCGTGGCCAGCGTCTCCTCCACCGGGTTGGTCGTCGGGGTCGCGCCGGGCACGGTCACGATCACGGGGACCAGCGAAGGCCGTGTCGGCAGCGCCACCATTGTCGTGCTGGCGCGCCTCGCGAGTGCCGTCATTCTCACGCCGGGCTCTGGCACGTTGGTGGTGGGCACCACGCAACCGCTCACCACACAGATCACCGATGCGCTCGGCAATCTGCTCACCGATCGACCGGTCAGCTACGCGAGCGACGCGCCCGCCGTCGCGAGCGTCTCCGCCACCGGTGTCGTGACCGCGTTGTCGGCGGGCACCGCGCGCATCACGGCGACCAGCGAAGGGAAGTCCGGCACCGCCACGTTCACGGTCATCCCGATTCCCGTGGCGCGGGTGGACATCACCCCAACACCCGTCGTGCTCTTGCCCGGTGGCATCCAGCAGCTGACGGCGGTCGCGCGCTCGGCGAGCGGGGCCATCCTGACCGGGCGCACGGTGACCTGGGTCAGCGGTGCGCCGAGCGTCGTGACCGTGTCCTCGACGGGGGTGCTGACGGCGGCAGGGAACGGAGTCGCTGTGGTGCTCGCGCTCGTGGACGATGTCGCCGGATCGGTGACCGTGACGGTGGGGCCGCCAGCGATCGCGTCCATCACGATTTCACCGGCGAGCCCGTCGGTGAGTGTGAACACCAGCCTGCAACTCACCGCCACGCTGCGCGACGCCTCCGGCAACGCGCTGGCGGGGCGCAGCATCACGTGGACCTCGGCCGATGAATCCATCGCGTTCGTCTCGAGCACCGGACAGGTGTTGGGGCTCAAGCCCGGCACGGTGCGCATCACGGCCACTTCGGAGGGAGTCAGTGCCTCGACCGTCCTTACGGTTCGCTGA
- the paaB gene encoding 1,2-phenylacetyl-CoA epoxidase subunit B, which translates to MSDHQHPLWEVFTQGSHGEPFEHAGSVHAPDAELALQNARDVYARRGEAVNLWVVPSAAIVASAPSDAGPFFDPGNDKAYRHPQFYVAPRGVRIF; encoded by the coding sequence ATGAGTGACCACCAGCATCCGCTCTGGGAAGTCTTCACGCAAGGCAGTCACGGCGAGCCGTTCGAGCACGCCGGCAGTGTGCACGCACCCGATGCCGAACTCGCCCTGCAGAACGCGCGCGACGTGTATGCCCGCCGCGGCGAAGCCGTGAACCTCTGGGTGGTGCCGAGTGCGGCGATCGTCGCGTCGGCGCCAAGCGACGCGGGCCCGTTCTTCGACCCCGGCAACGACAAGGCGTATCGCCACCCGCAGTTCTACGTCGCCCCGCGCGGCGTGCGGATTTTCTGA
- a CDS encoding tetratricopeptide repeat protein, whose product MPRPSLRFAEPRRALLCGVLLLGASALSARALDAQQGPPRLSPKRTLTVGPAPGCDVVPPGQAPAARRDNAEARRLATAGQEASLVGDQTAARDAFLRAAQLNPGDERIAYDLARALEELNDSTRAVTELCRYLTLSPAGREAADVRDRLQRLVPQARQRTAENVQVQFRLGLSFFDDGRYDAAQKAFDDVVRDAPKSAEGWFNRGLARAARGDRAAALTDLEQYRVNAPTVDDRVEVGRAIEVLRRPVYSPAGAFARSLIPGVGQFYVGHTIRGVLTLVASGAGLGMAMVQQTTTETINYTDPNGVPAPYTQTTQQRKYFTAGAGAAVGMTIIGLIDATVAANKSQQGASILAPRTPRAALVPIVTPRGGGLSVAVRF is encoded by the coding sequence GTGCCTCGACCGTCCTTACGGTTCGCTGAACCGCGGCGCGCCCTGCTGTGCGGCGTGCTGCTCCTGGGCGCGTCCGCGCTCAGCGCGCGCGCCCTCGATGCCCAGCAAGGGCCGCCACGGCTGTCCCCCAAGCGCACGCTGACGGTGGGACCGGCGCCAGGCTGCGACGTGGTCCCGCCGGGGCAGGCGCCCGCCGCGCGTCGCGACAACGCCGAAGCGCGTCGCTTGGCGACCGCCGGGCAGGAAGCCTCGCTCGTGGGTGATCAGACCGCCGCGCGCGATGCGTTCCTGCGTGCCGCCCAGCTCAATCCCGGCGACGAACGGATCGCCTACGACCTCGCGCGCGCCCTCGAAGAACTCAACGATTCCACGCGCGCCGTGACAGAGCTCTGCCGCTATCTCACCCTGTCGCCGGCGGGTCGTGAAGCCGCCGACGTGCGCGATCGCCTGCAGCGGCTCGTGCCGCAGGCCAGGCAGCGCACCGCCGAGAACGTGCAGGTGCAGTTCCGGCTGGGGCTCTCCTTCTTCGACGACGGCCGCTACGACGCTGCGCAGAAGGCGTTCGACGACGTGGTGCGCGACGCCCCCAAGTCGGCCGAAGGGTGGTTCAATCGCGGGCTCGCGCGCGCCGCGCGTGGCGACCGCGCCGCAGCGCTCACCGATCTCGAGCAGTATCGCGTGAACGCGCCCACAGTGGACGATCGCGTTGAAGTCGGGCGCGCCATCGAAGTGCTGCGTCGCCCGGTGTACAGCCCGGCGGGCGCGTTCGCGCGCAGCCTGATCCCGGGCGTCGGGCAGTTCTATGTCGGGCACACCATCCGTGGGGTGCTCACGCTCGTGGCCAGCGGTGCCGGCCTCGGCATGGCGATGGTGCAGCAGACGACGACCGAAACGATCAACTACACCGATCCCAACGGCGTCCCCGCGCCCTACACGCAAACGACGCAGCAGCGCAAATACTTCACCGCCGGCGCGGGCGCGGCAGTGGGCATGACCATCATCGGCCTGATCGACGCCACGGTGGCCGCGAACAAATCGCAGCAGGGCGCCTCCATTCTCGCCCCGCGCACGCCCCGCGCCGCGCTGGTCCCCATCGTCACCCCCCGCGGCGGCGGGCTCTCGGTGGCGGTACGCTTCTAG
- the paaC gene encoding phenylacetate-CoA oxygenase subunit PaaC produces MGGQAGIVHKQPDFQVAAPRRAPIADPLVEYLLRLGDDRLVLGHRMSEWCGHGPILEEDIAMSNIALDLIGHAQSLLQLAGELEGQGRDADALAYFRDGVQYRNCLMVELPNGDFAFTMVRQFLFDTYSVLLWDALSRCEHPQLAAIAAKSLKEDKYHLRHSSEWVVRLGDGTEESHARAQAALDQLWRYVGELFDHDEVNDAVAGEALIAVDHAAIRALWETMVKDALQRATLTLPAEQGTRRGGRRGLHTEHLGHMLATMQSVARAHPGASW; encoded by the coding sequence ATGGGCGGCCAGGCGGGTATCGTCCACAAGCAGCCCGACTTTCAGGTCGCCGCGCCGCGGCGCGCGCCCATCGCCGATCCGCTGGTGGAGTATCTGCTGCGTTTGGGCGACGATCGTCTGGTGCTCGGCCACCGCATGAGCGAGTGGTGCGGGCACGGGCCGATCCTCGAGGAAGACATCGCGATGTCCAACATCGCGCTCGATCTCATCGGGCACGCCCAGTCGCTGCTGCAGCTCGCCGGTGAGCTCGAAGGGCAGGGGCGCGATGCCGATGCGCTCGCGTACTTCCGCGACGGTGTGCAGTACCGCAACTGCCTCATGGTCGAGCTGCCGAATGGCGACTTTGCGTTCACCATGGTGCGGCAGTTCCTGTTCGACACGTACAGCGTGCTGCTCTGGGACGCGCTCTCGCGCTGCGAACATCCGCAGCTCGCCGCGATCGCCGCCAAGAGCCTCAAGGAAGACAAGTATCATCTCCGCCACTCGAGCGAGTGGGTGGTGCGCCTCGGTGATGGCACCGAGGAAAGCCACGCGCGGGCGCAGGCCGCGCTTGATCAGCTGTGGCGGTATGTCGGTGAGCTGTTCGATCACGACGAAGTGAACGACGCCGTGGCCGGCGAAGCGCTCATCGCGGTGGATCACGCCGCCATTCGCGCGCTCTGGGAGACGATGGTGAAGGATGCGCTCCAGCGCGCCACGCTCACGCTGCCGGCGGAGCAGGGCACGCGCCGCGGCGGTCGTCGCGGCCTGCACACCGAGCACCTCGGCCACATGCTCGCCACCATGCAGAGCGTCGCGCGCGCGCATCCCGGCGCCTCGTGGTAA
- a CDS encoding enoyl-CoA hydratase/isomerase family protein, which translates to MTPATNSPSETGPDGYVRTDVSAGIGRVEFFHPKSNSLPGVLLRDLAATITRVSQDPAVRVIVLQSGGTGPFCAGASFDELAAISDRDQGQQFFSGFAGVILAMIRAPQFVISRVHGKAAGGAVGLIAASDFSFAVEKASAKLSELAVGIGPFVVGPVIEKKIGLASFSQMAVDADWRDAAWCERRGLYAKVVPDVAALDAAVDAQAAVLAKANPEAMAMMKRVFWAGTESWDALLAERAAMSGTLVLSEFTRNSIAAFKAGAK; encoded by the coding sequence ATGACACCCGCCACCAATTCCCCCTCCGAAACGGGTCCGGATGGCTACGTCCGGACCGACGTGTCCGCTGGTATCGGCCGCGTCGAGTTCTTTCACCCCAAGAGCAATTCGCTCCCCGGGGTCCTGTTACGCGACCTGGCCGCGACGATCACGCGCGTGAGCCAGGACCCGGCCGTGCGCGTGATCGTGCTGCAGAGTGGCGGCACGGGCCCATTCTGCGCCGGCGCCTCCTTTGACGAGCTGGCCGCGATTTCCGACCGGGACCAGGGGCAGCAGTTCTTCAGCGGCTTTGCGGGGGTGATCCTGGCGATGATCCGCGCCCCGCAGTTCGTGATCAGCCGGGTGCACGGCAAGGCGGCCGGCGGTGCGGTGGGACTGATCGCCGCCTCCGACTTCTCGTTTGCGGTGGAGAAGGCGTCGGCCAAGCTCAGTGAACTGGCCGTCGGCATCGGCCCGTTCGTGGTGGGCCCGGTGATCGAGAAGAAGATCGGACTGGCGAGCTTCAGCCAGATGGCGGTGGACGCCGACTGGCGCGACGCGGCCTGGTGCGAGCGCCGCGGGCTCTACGCGAAGGTCGTACCCGATGTCGCGGCGCTCGACGCGGCGGTGGACGCGCAGGCAGCCGTACTGGCCAAGGCCAACCCGGAGGCGATGGCGATGATGAAGCGCGTCTTCTGGGCGGGGACCGAATCGTGGGATGCGCTCCTCGCCGAGCGCGCGGCGATGAGCGGGACGCTGGTGCTGAGCGAGTTCACGCGGAACAGCATCGCCGCGTTCAAGGCGGGCGCGAAGTAG